In the Balaenoptera musculus isolate JJ_BM4_2016_0621 chromosome 20, mBalMus1.pri.v3, whole genome shotgun sequence genome, GCTATAgttttatcagacaaaatagactttaaaacaaagactgtaataaaagacaaagaagggcattacataatgattaaaGAAGTCAGTTCAGCAAGAGGATATaccttttgtaaatatttatgcacccaacataagatcacctaaatatataaaacaatataaacagacctaaagggagaaatcgacagcaatacaattatagtaggggactttaataccccgtGTTCATCAGTGACTAGATCACAGACAAAAAGTCAATATgcaacactggccttaaatgacacattaaaccaaatggacttaacagacacacacagaacatttcatctcaaagcaacagaatacacatattTCTTAAGTGCACagggaatgttctccaggatagatcttctgttaggccacaaaacaagtcttaataaatttaagaagattaaaatcacATCAAACTTCTTTCCCAACCACAATCGTATGAAACttgaaataagaagaaaactggaacaTTCACAGATATATGGAGATTAAACAAAACAGTACTGAACActcaatgggtcaaagaaaaaatcaaaaaatatctcaagacaaatgaaaatacctgagacttccctggtggtccagtggtaaagaatccactttccaatgcaggggacgtgggtaaGATCCCTgggcaggaagatcccacatgctgcggagcaactaagcccatgcgccacaactactgagcctgtgttctagagcccgtgagccacaactactgagcccgcctgccacaactgctgaagcctgtgcgcctagagcctgtgctccgcaacaagagaagccaccgcagtgagaagcccgcacaccacaatgaagagtagcccccgctcgccgcaactagagagaaaagcccacacgcagcaatgaagacccaacgcagccaaaaaattaaaaaaaaaaaaaatttttttttaaattattaaaatcacatcaaaCTTCCTTTCCAACCACAGTCGTATGAAACTTGAAATCAATTATAAGGAGAAAACTGGAATATTCACAGGTATATGGAGAGTAAACAAGATGGTACTGAGCActcagtgggtcaaagaagaaatcaaaaaatatctcgacaaatgaaaatagaaatacaacatactaaaacatatgggatgcagccgggacttccctggtggtccagtggtgaagaaccCTCTTTCCAGTTGCAGGGGATgccagtttgatccctggtcagggaactaagattgcacatgcctcagggcaactaagccctcacaccacaactactgagctcacgtgcctcaatgaaagagcccgtgtgctgcaaactacagagcccacacgctctggagcccacgcaccacaactagagagagaaaacccgcacgccacaactagagagaagcccgcacgccgccgcaactagagagatgcctgtgcactgcaacgaagatcccacatgctgcaactaagacctgatgaagccccccccaaaaaaactaaGGGACAATGGAAAATCAAAGTAATAAATgggatttcaaaaaaaaaaaccaaacaaacatgggatgcagcaaaagcagttctagttagctaatgagaacctgctgtatagcataaggaactctactcaataatctgcaatggcctatatgggaaaagaatctaaaaaaaaaaaacgagagagagtggatatacgtatatgtataacaaattcactttgctctacacttcaaactaacacaacattgtaaatcaactatactccaataaaaatttttttgaatgataaaaaaaaggcagttctaagagggaagctcatagtgataaatgcctactttaagaaacaagaacaatctcaaataaacaacgtaactttacacctcaaggaattaGTAAAAGAACAAGCTAAGCcctaagttagtagaaggaaggaaataaagattagagcagaaataagtgaaatagagactaaaaagacaatagaacagaacagtgaaactaagagctgtgttttttaaaaagataaacaaaatagacaaatcttTAGATAGacttttcataaaagaaagagaaCTCAAAATAAGAGATGAAGGAGACATTATATCTGATAACACAGAAATACTAAAGAATCACAAGAAACTACTATGAACAGTAGTTATACATCAACAAATTGAGCAACCTaacagaaatggataaattcctggaaatatACAAcgtaccaagactgaatcatgaagaaacagaaaatctaaacagactgattactagtaaggagattgaatcagtaaccaaaaacctcccaacaaacagaagtccaggacccaatggcttcactggtgaattctaccaaacatttaaagaagaattaataccagtcattctcaaactcttccaaaaaacagaagaggaggaaacactaccaaacttattttacaaggtcagcattaccctgataccaaaaccagacaaggacactataagaaaagaaaattacaggccaatattcctgatgaacatagatgcaaaaatcctcaacaaagtagtAGCAAACAGTATTCAAcaatacagtaaaaggatcatacaccatgatcaagtggtatttattccaaggatgcaaggatggttcaaaatgcacaaatcagtcagtgtggtacatcacattaacaaaatgaaggataaaaatcatatgatgatctcagtagatgcagaaaaagcttttgacggaattcagcatccatttatgataaaaattctcaacaaagtgggtatagagggaacatacctcaacataataaagaccatatatggcAAGCtcaaagctaacatcatactcaacagtgaaaagctaagatattttcctctgagatcgggaacaagaaaaggatgcccactcttgccacttttattcaacatagtattggaaatccagataggcaagaagaagaaataaaaaacatccaaatcagaaaggaagaagtaaaactgtcactatttgaagatgacatggtattatatacagaaaaccctgaaGATTCCACCAgcaaactgttagaactaataaacaagttcagtcaagttgcagggtacaaaatcagtatacaaaaatcagttgtatttctgtacactaataacaaactataagaaagagaaattaagagaacaaccccatttacaatcatatcaaaaagaataaaatacctaagaataaatttaactgagAAGGTTAAAGACCTgtaaactgaaaactataagactttgatgagagaaattgaaaaggacacaaataaatgggaagatatttcgtgctcatggattagaagaatgaatattgttaaaatgtccatattatccaatgcaatctacagattcggtGCCATCgccatcaaaattccaatgacgtTTCTCACAGAAATAAAACGAACAGTCCTAAGctttgtatggaaccacagaagaccctgaatagcaaaagcaatcttgggaaagaagaagaaagctggaggcatcatacttcTGTTTTGAACTATATTAGAAAACtttggtaatcaaaacagtatgatattggcataagacaaacacatagatcaatggaacaggatagagagcccagaaataaacccatgcatatatggttaaTTAATTTACAGCAACAAATCAAGTATAGActatggggaaaggacagtctcttcagtaaatggtgttgggaaaactggaaaaccaCATGCAAAGAGTGAAAATGGACCAgtatcaggaattccctggtgggtccagtggttaggactcggcactttcactgccatggcacGGGTTCAAtttcctggtcggggaaataagatcctgcaagccgcatggcatggccaaaaaaagaaaagaaaagaaaatggaccactatcttatatcatacacaaaaatcagctgGTTACATACAGGGGAAAtttatcaaataagaaaatatattaaagataatgAGAGTGAGCGGCCTGAGGTGACCTCTCAAAATGGTTCGCTATTCACTTGacccagaaaaccccacaaaatcatgCAAGTCGAGAGGTTCAAATCTTCGTGTTCACTTTAAGAACACTCGTGAAACAGCCCAGGCCATTAAGGGTATGCATATCCGAAAAGCCACCAAGTATCTGAAGGATGTCACTTTAAAGAAGCAGTGTGTGCCGTTCCGTCGTTACAATGGTGGAGTTGGTAGGTGTGCCCAGGCCAAACAGTGGGGCTGGACGCAGGGTCGGTGGCCCAAAAAGAGTGCTGAATTTTTACTGCACATGCTCAAAAATGCAGAGAGTAATGCTGAACTTAAGGGCTTAGATGTAGATTCTCTGGTCATTGAGCATATCCAGGTGAACAAAGCCGCCAAGATGCGGCGCAGGACATACAGAGCTCACGGTCGGATCAACCCATACATGAGCTCTCCCTGCCACATTGAGATGATCcttactgaaaaagaacagattgttcctaaaccagaagaggaggttgcccagaagaaaaagatatcccagaagaaattgaagaaacaaaaacttatggcCCGGGAATAAATGCcgcaaaaaataaatgcaaataaaagtaaaaaaaaaaaaaaaaagataatgagagtGAGGTTTTTCATTGTCAGAGAGGGGTATTACAAATCATGGAAAGAGGATAAGCTGGAATAAATACTATGGTATTGGATTGGATTTGTGATATTATGGTGAACTCAGttttcaataaacaaatatagatgtttaatgtgcatgtatgtgttcCCTAACTCTATCCACTGAGAGGATCTAAGAACAGTGACACCTCAGTAGCAGTGAGTACATCTATTGCCATAGTTCCTTGGAGTAGGGAAAGTACAAGATGCTCCTGGAACATCTTAgtgtgccagaaagcaaggaaggatcAAGGAGTGATGGGGCcatgtgaaaaaaatagaagccaTCATAAAAAGGTTCTTACTGCTCAAATGTGAGGCAgtttgaacatcaaaataaatgataatagcACGTTAtaacttattaaataaatagaaatctacAAGTCCAtacaataaattaaagaataaaatgaaagttttatgaAAAACAGGATATTTATATAAGTACCTTctcacaaaatacttattaattacaaagacaaaaagagaaactaCTGTGAAGAAGCCTGGTAGACACCACCGTAAGTGATCAAAGTGAACACCATCAATAATGGAACCATTTGTAATCATACATCATCTCatagaataaattagaaaaatataacatttacttctgtgatattcctgccaaagTTGTATAACCCAAATTTAATTATTAGGACCAACCCAAACTGAGGGATATTCAAGAGTCTTTTATACTTCAAAATTATCAAGGTCATGACTTCAACTCACCTTAAGAgactggaaaaagaagaggaaattcaacccaaaataagcagaagaaagagaataaaatatcaaagCAGAAATCAGTTAAATAGAAAGCAGAGAAgcagtagagaaaatcaatgaaaccaaaaactagttctttgagaaaattaataaaattgataaaccgctAGCCAAATTGatcaggaaaagaagagagaagacacaatatcaggaataagaggtgacatcactacagattttacaggtattaaaaaaattatagggacttccctggtggtccagtggtaaagaatccgccttccagtgcaggggatgcgtgttcgatgatcccacatgccgtgggggcAACTAAAACCCAtgcgcgacaactactgagctcacacacctCAATGAGAGAGGCCGCGCGCCGCCAACCGCAGAGcccctgcacaccacaactagagagagaaaacccaaatgccacaactagagagaagcctgcacaccacaacaaagagcccgtgccgcaatgaaagatccctcACGCTTTAATGAAGACGCCCCCCCgtgacgcaactaagacccaaaaaataaagaaaagaaaggagggagggaggaagggagggaaggaggaaggaaggaaggaatgaatgaatgaatgaattataaggaaatactatgaacaactttgttaataaatttaacaagTTAGATAAAATAGTTTCCTTGAAGGATGCAAATGACCAAAGGACACTTTTGCTACAGAGGACATTATTTGGATACTTGATTGAAACTTGAATGGGGTTTGAGGATTTAGATGATAGTCATGTATTAGTATTAATGGTCAGTTTAATGGATGTGTTATGGTTTTTTAGTATTATGAGAATATGTTTCAGGAAATATACACTAAAGTATTTAGGAATGGTGAGGCATCATGGCAGCAATTTACTGTACATTGACTCACTTGAAAAAGTTCTTTGAACTctacttgaaattttttttgctaagtttaaaattatttaaaacaaaaacaaaaacaaaaaaactttaacaaTACTTGTATGTCCCTGTATAACAGGCACATATTTTAAcaggaaagttttctttcttttacagcGGAAAGGAAGCCTCCTTTATTTAATATGAATGCAATGAGTGCCTTATATCACATAGCCCAAAATGAATCCCCTACACTACAGTCTAATGAATGGTGAGTATTGCTAAGAGATATATTACTCAACATTGTATAAATTAAATGCTTTTTCATAATGTTATCAAAGTGATTTCATTTCAGTTAGGTAAAATGTATTACCTGCAAAGATATTAAAATAGGTTCTATCATGTTTATCCTTTATTATGTCTGCCTTCTTAGCATATATATAACTTAGTTCAGAAACAAAGGATAGATGATGCCACACAGAAGCAAAAAAGTATTTGCttttcacaaaaaaattatatttagttttttgaactttaggaacatacataaccctgattatataataaatagcatgatttaaacataatattttataactaaaatataGATTGCCACAACCTGTAGTGAAGTTCAGTTGGAGAATGgtttataatttatatagtaTAAGACATAGGTAAAGTGGTTTGATTTATCAGAATTTCCAGATAATTCATAACTTTGGAAGCATTCTAATTGTTATTATGACATTTGTTATTCAGACtgcttaatgtttttttttcttctagtgctTCCTTGATGTGATAAAATTACATTCATTCATGTAAAAAAGTTTATGGAGAACTGATTGACAGTTTTAGAAAACCAGGATTTTTATCAGAGATAGAAGATTTTACTGGGAAATTAATTCTTCAGGTGTATCTAGCATTTGAAAAATTCCAGGGGTATATGtagcatatttattaaatattttaaaaaaggtagaTGCATAAGTTagcaatactttattttttaaggattaaTTAACACACATTCATAGTTCTTAGTACTTTTATAGATATACATAGAAGGAATCTTTTGGCTCAGACTTTACTATTATGGTACATATAAGTAATAAATATGTTGAACACAGACTGTCTTCACACTGTGTTTGATATGTTGGGGATTCAAAAAAGAGTTCCTTTTTTGCTTATAAGGAACTTAAGGTCTTATTTGAATATTGAGACAAACATCGATGGAGAAATTATTACTGGCTTACTCATTGAACTCTCATCAGTAacactatataataataatgtgttaCAGACttctgatgtttttaaaaaatatctcaatTGGTTTTCTGGATTTAATGGAAGTTTTATCCATTTGCTCTAGGACACGAAATACTTAGGTATACAAAATGCTCCCTTCAAAGCAAATGGAGTGATATTCTGAATCACGCTATACAGAAGATGATCCAAggggcaaagaagaaagaaagatggcttatagaaaggaaaaaaaaataaagttatcttaGATTTGAATgccaaaaggaaaatattggcTTTTCTGATTTTCCCTCAATATAGAATGagttatgatattttaaatgtgggagcaggattttaaaataatctgtgcaAATTTATCTTTGGAAAATGGTGAAGATTCATTGGTTGCTTTAGATAACTTTTCATAgatatatatgaaatgtaaatAGTATCTcctttttttatcatttcttttccatcccCCCTCCTATCAATAGGCACATGCCTTGTTCTGTGGatgtgtttttaaaggaaatagcAATATGTTCACTTGATACTTTCCTTTACAATAGGTCTGATTATTTTCGCAACTTTGTAGATTCTTGCCTCCAGAAAATTCCTCAAGATCGCCCTACGTCAGAGGAACTTTTAAAGGTCAGTTCAATTATACTGTTTTCTACCCCtaagaaattatttaagaatgtgttttatttttctttgattctgaATCAGTATTAAGTATTCTCTactagtttttaattaaaatgctaattttgTATACTGTTCTCTCTTGAGACTCTTCTTAGATcctaaattttttcatttattttttgaaaattgattaATTGCTTTTACTGTGTCTGGATAGTTATTTTGGATATagttaaatatccaaaatagtaCCAAATGGCTAAATTTTTATATGTGCAATAATATATTCATGAGttataattacaaattttaattcatgtggAACAATATCATATTTCAAAGTTGGTAAAGCATAGTTTAACTTTAGATCTAATTTTTATATCTACcatactttatgtatttttctgtcctgtattaaaataatatgaaagaaagaaatgacatgtaatatatttacataaatattgtgggagaaaagagattttaaaagaaactgttaaaatggatatcatttatcttttttggaaatacatttttctaacttagcaatgaaaatattttttaaatcatgtaaatTCTATTCAGTTTTCACTAACTTTCATTgcctaatttaaataaatgattggtATATGCTTCCTGTtctcaaaaatttatttatttcatttggcaGTTGACTATCTTATTAATAGCAGTAATAGTATTGTTGAACTTAATATAATTCTTAAAACATCTACATAAAGCAATAGTAAGTAGATTTGATTCTCTTTGTGACCCTAAGAAATCTTGTTGATTTTTCACTCTAAAATTTAAGTAGCCTATTTTTATATGAATGTTTTAGAATTTCAAAGGGATTCAGTTTATTTTCACCAACGCACATCaattaaagatacaaagaaattGGAAGGATCTTATATATATTCAGTAGTATTATTTGCAACTTCAACATGTAGAAGAGCAGTATAAAGTTTCAGTAATGCTTGGGGAATTTTAGGCAGTAAGCTCACTCATACTGTCAGAAATGAAAGCTTGAATAAATTGGTACTCACAATAGCAACAAAAGGTTTAGTAAAGCTAGGAATTATGTTAGTGAAAAATAAGCAAGAtctatatgtagaaaactgtcaaacttagaaatatttctaagatatattatttttgggTAAGAAGACtgaatattgtaaatagtggtacATACCAAACTAAGGctcaggaaaaaggaagaatgtgATTTGCTTCTTACACTTGTATAATATAGGTGAAAGAAGCTCTTTGGGTATAAGACAACCCACCAGGCCTAGGTATTTGGTATTTGGTGATTAGGTCCCAAGTCTGTATATAGTATTCATTTACCTGGTCCATAGTGTGTATTGGCACAGCCTTATTGGAAACGATAGGAAATATCTATCAAGTGCTTCTTTCCCTTTGGCCTAATGACATTTCTTTCACAAtccatcataaagaaaaaaattaatagaaaaaaggtttt is a window encoding:
- the LOC118887480 gene encoding 60S ribosomal protein L17, with the protein product MVRYSLDPENPTKSCKSRGSNLRVHFKNTRETAQAIKGMHIRKATKYLKDVTLKKQCVPFRRYNGGVGRCAQAKQWGWTQGRWPKKSAEFLLHMLKNAESNAELKGLDVDSLVIEHIQVNKAAKMRRRTYRAHGRINPYMSSPCHIEMILTEKEQIVPKPEEEVAQKKKISQKKLKKQKLMARE